A region from the Salvia splendens isolate huo1 chromosome 15, SspV2, whole genome shotgun sequence genome encodes:
- the LOC121768201 gene encoding squamosa promoter-binding-like protein 12, producing the protein MEIEWNAKWDWENLVVFGSKGIESPKNLQLADWTIVDDGEIHGGSFNLSAAACNGNSGGGSDGSRHGSSAKSSISASTDSSRKDRMQTSILTFTTSEGSSGNFSKKIEMKGIELSGTSSTPDAEALLGLKLGKRTYFENTGGGGTAKSTSFSAMHAPATATATAPKKTKSSGQNSPICCQVEGCNTDLSLAKEYHRKHRVCDSHSKCPKVMVGGCERRFCQQCSRFHSLSEFDEKKRSCRRRLSDHNARRRKPQQETIQFNLPRLSTPFYGGTQPMSFMLNNSPLAHSRTTANSSWNNSKFALAKGCLLKSEGDEGIDEQLHMPGIRLPQTINMQNAANHTKPVVLNPGGKGSLISSLDAAPEYRRALSLLSSNSWDSCNQESVQLHHQLHENSSNIIQPLYHAIPEGVPFSSSDFWPTGPHPTHHYVQSLGTKTPYDNDFYSNILN; encoded by the exons ATGGAGATTGAGTGGAATGCGAAGTGGGATTGGGAAAACTTAGTCGTGTTTGGTTCAAAGGGGATTGAGAGTCCGAAGAATCTGCAGTTAGCGGATTGGACAATTGTCGATGATGGAGAGATCCATGGTGGATCCTTCAATCTTTCTGCCGCTGCTTGTAATGGTAACAGTGGTGGTGGCTCTGATGGTAGTAGGCATGGTTCTTCAGCCAAAAGCTCGATATCAGCTTCTACCGACTCATCCCGCAAGGATAGGATGCAGACTTCCATCTTAACATTCACTACATCCGAGGGCTCTTCTGGGAACTTCAGCAAGAAGATTGAGATGAAAGGAATCGAGCTTTCTGGAACTTCCTCAACTCCAGATGCAGAAGCATTGCTCGGATTGAAGCTGGGAAAGCGGACATATTTTGAGAACACCGGAGGTGGAGGCACTGCTAAGAGCACTTCCTTTTCTGCCATGCATGCTCcagccaccgccaccgccactgcACCAAAGAAAACTAAATCATCTGGTCAGAATAGTCCTATATGTTGTCAAGTCGAGGGCTGTAACACTGATCTTTCACTGGCGAAAGAATATCACCGGAAGCATAGAGTTTGTGACAGCCATTCAAAGTGCCCAAAGGTTATGGTTGGAGGCTGTGAACGCCGGTTTTGCCAGCAGTGCAGCAG GTTTCATAGCTTGTCAGAGTTTGATGAAAAGAAGCGCAGTTGTCGAAGAAGGCTTTCTGATCATAATGCAAGGCGTCGTAAGCCACAGCAGGAAACCATCCAGTTCAATCTGCCTAGGCTATCAACCCCATTCTATG GAGGGACCCAACCGATGAGTTTCATGTTGAACAATTCCCCACTTGCTCACTCGAGGACAACTGCAAATTCTAGTTGGAACAACTCCAAATTCGCACTAGCCAAAGGGTGTTTGTTGAAGTCTGAAGGAGATGAAGGTATTGATGAACAGTTGCACATGCCAGGAATCAGGCTGCCACAAACCATCAATATGCAAAATGCAGCAAATCATACAAAGCCAGTGGTTTTGAATCCAG GTGGCAAGGGATCATTGATCTCTTCCCTAGATGCAGCACCAGAATATCGTCGTGCTCTCTCTCTTCTGTCAAGCAATTCCTGGGATTCGTGCAATCAAGAATCGGTTCAGTTACACCATCAACTACATGAGAACAGTTCCAACATCATCCAACCTTTGTATCATGCAATCCCTGAAGGTGTGCCCTTCTCTTCCTCAGACTTCTGGCCGACTGGGCCACATCCAACTCATCACTACGTTCAATCTTTGGGTACAAAGACACCCTACGATAATGACTTCTATTCCAACATACTGAACTGA